A stretch of Myroides oncorhynchi DNA encodes these proteins:
- a CDS encoding DUF2853 family protein: protein MSKRDELIQKYATDLKEKCGVTANMDLLTAVTIGCGPSIYNQDSSTVAGSSESELATVKNNFLIKKLGLKDSPELDKGIQAVMDKYGQSNRNKYRAVVYYLLTVHFKKESVYKK from the coding sequence ATGAGTAAAAGAGACGAATTAATTCAAAAGTACGCTACTGATTTAAAAGAAAAGTGTGGTGTAACAGCTAATATGGATTTATTAACTGCTGTAACGATCGGATGTGGACCATCTATCTATAACCAAGACTCATCTACTGTAGCAGGTTCTTCAGAATCTGAATTAGCTACAGTTAAAAACAACTTTTTAATTAAAAAGTTAGGTCTTAAGGACAGTCCTGAATTAGACAAAGGTATTCAAGCTGTAATGGACAAATATGGTCAATCTAACAGAAATAAATACAGAGCAGTAGTTTATTATCTATTAACTGTTCACTTTAAAAAAGAAAGTGTTTACAAGAAATAA
- a CDS encoding amidohydrolase, whose product MINRKQFLGLTAAAAGGLFIPSVGSSTKASTNTFLDIDGTSFVLTNVLLEKGFEYNEQGQVWRTITELCDIHIVEGIIVAINLAGTKVYDDIPKVEGSNFLMLPGLRDMHIHIDKTFYGERWYGDPKPGRSVKDMIDLERRILPKLLEKSVEKAELAIDLMNSQGTYFARCQTNIDPISGLKSLENLKIALENKKDAMGSEIVAFPQHGILYSGSEGLLREAAQLGVDYIGGLDPTTVDGNMEKSLDTMIQIALDYNKGIDIHLHEGAKTGIPAIKHILKHVEANKALQGRTYISHGFALGQIDAKELESLSEQMRSTKIGIISSVPIGRSMMPIPTFYNHKVSVMTGTDSIIDHWQPFGSCDMIEKAKYCAELYGWTDEFRLSRALQIATKDQILPLSDKGERQWPKVGDSANFVLVKASCSAEAVARTPDREATFYKGNKVYTRGTV is encoded by the coding sequence ATGATAAATAGAAAGCAATTTCTTGGCTTAACAGCCGCTGCTGCTGGTGGATTATTTATACCTTCAGTTGGCTCTTCTACAAAGGCAAGTACTAATACTTTTCTAGATATAGATGGTACTTCATTTGTATTGACTAATGTTTTATTAGAAAAAGGTTTCGAATATAATGAACAAGGGCAAGTATGGCGTACTATTACAGAATTGTGTGATATTCATATAGTAGAAGGTATTATTGTTGCTATTAATCTAGCAGGTACTAAAGTATATGACGATATTCCTAAAGTAGAAGGAAGTAATTTTTTAATGTTGCCAGGGTTGAGAGATATGCATATTCATATTGATAAGACTTTTTATGGAGAACGATGGTATGGAGATCCTAAACCAGGTCGATCTGTAAAAGACATGATAGATTTAGAGCGTAGAATATTGCCTAAGCTTTTAGAGAAATCTGTTGAGAAGGCAGAATTGGCAATTGATTTAATGAATAGTCAAGGTACTTATTTTGCAAGGTGTCAGACTAATATAGACCCTATAAGTGGATTGAAAAGTTTAGAAAATCTAAAAATAGCACTAGAGAATAAAAAAGATGCTATGGGAAGTGAAATAGTAGCTTTTCCGCAGCATGGTATATTATATTCTGGTAGTGAAGGATTGTTGCGAGAGGCAGCTCAGCTTGGAGTGGACTATATCGGAGGACTTGACCCTACTACTGTAGATGGAAATATGGAGAAGTCTTTGGATACAATGATTCAGATTGCTTTAGATTATAACAAAGGAATAGATATTCACTTACACGAAGGAGCAAAGACAGGTATTCCTGCAATAAAACATATTTTAAAGCACGTAGAAGCAAACAAAGCCCTTCAGGGACGTACTTATATCAGTCATGGGTTTGCACTTGGTCAAATAGACGCTAAAGAGTTAGAGTCCCTATCAGAACAAATGAGATCTACTAAAATAGGTATAATATCTAGTGTACCTATTGGGCGTTCTATGATGCCTATCCCTACATTTTATAATCACAAAGTAAGTGTAATGACAGGTACAGATAGTATTATTGATCATTGGCAGCCTTTTGGATCTTGTGATATGATAGAAAAAGCAAAATATTGTGCAGAACTTTATGGATGGACTGATGAGTTTAGATTAAGTAGAGCATTACAGATAGCAACAAAAGATCAAATACTTCCTTTAAGCGATAAAGGGGAACGCCAATGGCCTAAGGTAGGTGATTCTGCTAATTTTGTTTTAGTAAAAGCAAGTTGCTCTGCAGAAGCAGTAGCTCGTACACCTGACAGAGAGGCAACATTCTATAAAGGGAATAAAGTTTATACTAGAGGAACTGTTTAG
- a CDS encoding META domain-containing protein, translating into MKKYATSLFLCLTSLVTFAQQGSSESQEKHPLAPDGIWNVRWVLQDNSTPGVLTPTDKHIMLSREYGSTITGYSGCNIFEIPVTRTSIDSKGIHMTTRFADKTGRECSTQEEYAENKFLKRIANGTITFNEGEGVLYLLTKDKVQYVFADEKLDKLAKDIRRYDWKLVQLDGSNEGPYRQWITFDFHNYLVKGNTGCTTFDVPFAIDTKNSTITLFDVKPEATKTCGSSNQNSIKDHFLKYFDNSTYQFKIDDQSLNIYQNGKIVMQFDLAKKNSL; encoded by the coding sequence ATGAAAAAATACGCTACTAGTTTATTTCTATGTTTAACAAGCTTAGTAACTTTTGCGCAACAAGGCTCTTCTGAATCCCAAGAAAAACATCCATTAGCACCCGATGGAATATGGAATGTAAGATGGGTATTACAAGATAATAGCACTCCTGGTGTATTGACGCCTACTGATAAGCACATCATGCTTAGTCGTGAATATGGTTCTACTATCACAGGTTATTCAGGATGTAATATATTTGAAATTCCTGTAACTAGAACTTCGATAGATTCTAAGGGAATACACATGACTACACGTTTTGCAGACAAAACAGGAAGAGAATGTTCAACACAAGAAGAGTATGCTGAGAATAAGTTTTTAAAGCGTATAGCTAATGGAACAATTACTTTCAATGAAGGAGAAGGTGTATTATACTTGCTTACTAAAGATAAAGTACAATATGTATTTGCTGATGAAAAATTAGATAAACTAGCCAAAGACATTCGTCGCTATGACTGGAAGCTAGTACAATTAGATGGTTCTAATGAAGGCCCATACAGACAGTGGATTACTTTTGACTTTCACAATTATCTAGTAAAAGGAAATACTGGGTGTACCACATTTGATGTTCCATTCGCTATAGATACTAAAAATAGTACGATCACTCTATTTGATGTTAAACCCGAAGCAACCAAAACATGTGGCAGCAGTAATCAAAATTCAATAAAAGATCATTTTCTTAAATATTTTGATAACTCAACATATCAATTCAAGATAGATGATCAATCGCTTAATATCTATCAAAATGGTAAAATTGTTATGCAATTTGACTTAGCAAAAAAGAATTCTTTATAA
- the pyrR gene encoding bifunctional pyr operon transcriptional regulator/uracil phosphoribosyltransferase PyrR, producing MNPKVLLTSKEIDIILHRLACQLVEKHLDFSNTLLIGIQPRGKFLAERIQNILKAEYGISEIPLGFLDITFFRDDFRRNQKTLEANKTQIDFLVEDKKVVFVDDVLYTGRSIRAALTAIQSFGRPAEIELLVLIDRRFSRHLPIQPDYRGRQVDAFDEETIRVHWSEHEQEDAVYLEETKKN from the coding sequence ATGAATCCAAAAGTATTACTTACTTCAAAAGAGATTGATATCATTCTACACCGTTTGGCTTGTCAATTAGTAGAGAAACATCTTGATTTTTCTAATACTCTTCTTATTGGTATACAACCACGTGGTAAATTTCTAGCAGAAAGAATTCAAAACATACTTAAGGCTGAATATGGAATATCAGAGATACCTCTAGGCTTCTTAGATATTACATTCTTTCGCGATGATTTTAGAAGAAATCAAAAAACTTTAGAAGCAAACAAAACACAGATAGACTTTCTAGTCGAAGATAAGAAAGTCGTATTTGTAGATGATGTGCTTTATACAGGACGAAGTATACGTGCCGCACTCACAGCTATACAGTCATTCGGTCGTCCAGCAGAAATAGAACTTTTAGTATTGATAGATCGTCGATTTAGTCGTCATCTACCGATCCAACCTGATTATAGAGGTAGACAAGTAGATGCTTTTGATGAAGAGACTATTCGTGTACACTGGTCTGAGCATGAACAAGAAGACGCTGTTTATCTAGAAGAAACAAAAAAAAACTAA
- a CDS encoding GNAT family N-acetyltransferase, protein MHFTIRPYQSTDKQELLNILQLNVPTYFAQEEVNDLAEYLDNHLDLYFVALDNNKIIGAAGINRNVEAESAALSWGFLSPNYHRKGAGSLLLKHRLNILSQDTRIKTIQVRTSQVVYKFFEQHNFRLIEVQKDYWAPGLDMYIMRYNVQ, encoded by the coding sequence ATGCATTTTACTATTAGGCCATATCAATCGACTGACAAGCAAGAGTTGCTAAATATTCTTCAACTCAATGTACCTACTTATTTTGCACAAGAAGAAGTAAATGACCTAGCTGAATATCTTGACAATCACCTAGACCTATACTTCGTCGCTTTAGACAATAACAAAATAATTGGAGCAGCTGGTATAAATAGAAACGTAGAAGCAGAATCGGCAGCTCTTAGTTGGGGGTTCTTATCTCCCAATTATCACAGAAAGGGAGCTGGTTCTCTACTTTTAAAGCATAGACTAAATATTCTCAGTCAAGACACTAGAATAAAGACAATACAAGTTAGAACCTCTCAAGTAGTTTACAAATTCTTTGAACAACACAACTTCCGTTTAATAGAAGTTCAAAAAGATTATTGGGCTCCTGGACTTGACATGTATATTATGCGCTATAATGTCCAATAG
- a CDS encoding OmpA family protein, whose translation MRIFLMVLLCSLSLTLQAKKKPSLKRADKYYKNTEYTKAAEEYKRLLIGKRTANYIYLQLADCYDRLNVDIEASRYYGKAIQQNDSTLKPDIYYKYAKVMEKNGRYEVAKEIMKQFVARAPNDSRAKDFLAKPDAHKALVDRYPSYMFQESGLNDREYDDYGAWLSPGDTLYFVSNRTKQEKKWMRKIFEVRDTWERKPNYDIYTAEFKDKYEPIKGVARIKSRVNRRFNDGTAVLSKDGKRMYFASEAYRNRKFRRNDNVKNRDHLMSLFYAKKKKDKWKKIKPLRFTRPGFMYTNPSISADGKYLYFASNMQGSLGELDIWRTEILPDDEFGTPENLGPVINSGTRNDYPYLASDDKLYFSSDRWGGYGAMDVYVIDMNNPTATPINLGEPINTAKNDFAFSYYPEKEMGLFSSDRIGRTDIYKAFPLCFVEFRTMLKSKGYNTPIADAKVEFINTRRQVEDHGVSSRSGMARGEIKCKEKYKIKISHPDYLDELIEVIVNAEEGIQELEVLMRPLEELVIGKDKIELGDIQFAFNQTEITENSKTELNKLVKVMKRYSNMRIKINAHSDSKGSPAYNLKLSNERAKATLDYIVSQGIEESRLESQGYGSQELKVECAPCTEWEDAQNRRSEFIILQK comes from the coding sequence ATGAGGATTTTTTTAATGGTTTTGTTGTGTAGTTTAAGTTTAACACTACAGGCAAAAAAGAAACCAAGCTTAAAAAGAGCAGATAAGTATTATAAAAATACAGAATATACAAAAGCAGCAGAAGAGTATAAGCGCTTATTAATAGGTAAGCGTACGGCTAATTATATCTATTTGCAATTAGCAGATTGTTATGATAGATTAAATGTTGATATCGAAGCGTCTAGGTATTATGGGAAGGCTATCCAGCAAAACGATTCTACACTTAAGCCAGATATCTACTATAAGTATGCTAAAGTGATGGAAAAGAATGGTCGTTATGAGGTAGCAAAGGAAATAATGAAACAGTTTGTGGCTAGAGCTCCTAATGACTCTAGAGCAAAAGATTTTTTGGCAAAACCAGATGCGCATAAAGCATTAGTGGATAGGTATCCAAGTTATATGTTTCAGGAGTCAGGATTAAACGATAGGGAATATGATGATTATGGTGCGTGGTTAAGTCCTGGTGATACACTTTATTTTGTTTCTAATAGGACAAAACAAGAGAAGAAATGGATGCGTAAAATATTTGAAGTAAGAGATACATGGGAGCGTAAACCTAATTATGATATTTATACAGCCGAATTTAAAGATAAGTATGAACCTATAAAGGGAGTAGCACGTATTAAAAGTCGTGTCAATAGAAGGTTTAATGATGGTACAGCTGTTCTTTCAAAAGATGGTAAACGTATGTATTTTGCTTCTGAAGCCTATAGAAACCGCAAGTTTAGAAGAAATGATAATGTAAAGAATAGAGATCATCTGATGAGTTTATTCTATGCAAAAAAGAAAAAAGATAAGTGGAAGAAAATAAAACCTCTGAGATTTACTAGACCTGGGTTTATGTATACTAATCCATCTATTTCTGCTGATGGGAAGTATTTATACTTTGCATCTAATATGCAAGGAAGTCTTGGGGAATTAGATATTTGGCGTACTGAAATATTGCCAGATGATGAGTTTGGTACTCCAGAGAATTTAGGACCAGTTATTAATTCCGGAACACGTAATGATTATCCTTATTTAGCATCAGATGATAAGCTTTACTTTAGTTCAGATCGATGGGGAGGGTATGGAGCTATGGATGTTTATGTTATAGATATGAATAATCCTACTGCAACACCTATCAACCTAGGAGAACCTATTAATACTGCTAAGAATGACTTTGCATTTAGCTACTATCCAGAAAAAGAAATGGGGTTATTCTCCTCTGATCGAATAGGGCGTACTGATATTTACAAAGCATTTCCATTGTGTTTTGTAGAATTTAGAACAATGTTGAAAAGCAAAGGATATAATACTCCTATCGCAGATGCAAAAGTGGAGTTTATTAATACGAGACGCCAAGTAGAAGATCACGGAGTGTCTAGTAGGAGTGGTATGGCTAGAGGTGAGATAAAATGTAAAGAAAAATATAAGATTAAGATTTCTCATCCTGATTACTTAGATGAACTTATTGAAGTAATAGTTAATGCAGAAGAGGGGATTCAAGAATTAGAAGTATTGATGCGTCCATTAGAAGAATTAGTTATAGGAAAAGATAAGATAGAATTAGGGGATATTCAATTTGCGTTTAATCAAACTGAAATTACAGAAAATAGTAAAACTGAACTGAATAAATTAGTGAAGGTTATGAAACGTTATTCGAATATGAGAATTAAAATTAATGCTCATTCGGATAGTAAAGGGAGTCCTGCTTATAACTTAAAATTATCTAATGAGAGAGCGAAAGCTACTTTAGATTATATTGTTTCCCAAGGTATAGAAGAAAGTAGATTAGAGTCACAAGGATATGGCTCTCAAGAATTAAAAGTAGAATGTGCTCCATGTACAGAATGGGAAGATGCACAGAATAGACGTTCGGAATTTATTATTTTGCAGAAATAA
- a CDS encoding glutathione peroxidase gives MKKLLAIATILAITPTFAHTYLTNYNTKTTIMTQTPKDKKSIYQFKVTDLNGEEFDFSSLKGKKIMIVNTASECGLTPQYKQLQNMYNEFGGDNFVIIGFPANNFGSQEPGSNEEIATFCEQNYGVSFPMMSKISVKGKDIAPIYDFLTKKSKNGLEDSEVQWNFQKYLINEEGHLVKVINPRTLPDDPEIKAWVKG, from the coding sequence ATGAAAAAGTTATTAGCTATTGCTACTATATTAGCCATCACTCCTACTTTCGCACACACATACCTTACTAATTATAACACCAAAACAACTATTATGACACAAACCCCAAAAGATAAAAAGAGTATTTACCAGTTTAAAGTCACTGATCTCAATGGAGAGGAATTTGATTTTTCTTCTCTAAAAGGAAAGAAAATAATGATTGTAAATACAGCTTCTGAATGTGGATTAACCCCTCAATACAAACAACTTCAGAATATGTATAACGAGTTCGGAGGAGATAATTTTGTTATTATAGGTTTTCCTGCTAACAACTTTGGTTCTCAAGAGCCTGGAAGTAATGAAGAAATTGCTACCTTCTGTGAACAAAACTATGGAGTTTCTTTTCCTATGATGAGTAAGATATCTGTAAAAGGCAAAGATATTGCTCCTATCTACGACTTCTTAACTAAAAAATCAAAGAACGGATTAGAAGACAGTGAAGTTCAATGGAACTTCCAAAAATATCTAATTAATGAAGAAGGACATTTAGTCAAAGTAATTAATCCTAGAACGCTACCTGATGATCCAGAAATCAAAGCATGGGTGAAAGGATAA
- the menD gene encoding 2-succinyl-5-enolpyruvyl-6-hydroxy-3-cyclohexene-1-carboxylic-acid synthase: MNYPQIELAQSIIEICKAKNIQHIIISPGSRNAPLTIGFVSDPFFTCYSLADERCAAFFGMGIAQQKEFPIALVCTSGSALLNYYPAVAEAFYSQIPMIIISADRPTSKIDIGDGQTIRQRNVYENHIIYNANLLDEASQENDILINTAINTAIVQKGPVHINAPFEEPLYNTIEELTVSPSIVDIENIPLQFTEYDQYIEDYKAASKKLILVGVNTPNIISNTIIEWLANDPSVIVMTETTSNLHHPAFIEHIDRIITTFSEEEFITLQPDILITFGGMVVSKRIKAFLRKYKPTQHWHIDTLRHYNTYNALNKAIFDTPENFFQMLKENVKHYPDANYQKWIQAIATTRQEKHTAYLQTIPFSDLKVFDILFKQLPTDTQLQISNSSAIRYAQLIKINASNDVFCNRGTSGIDGSTSTAIGAAVATKRPTLLVTGDISFLYDSNGLWNNYIPKDFKILLLNNRGGGIFRILPGHRETPVFNTYFETSHQLTAEHLATMYKFKYLTAKNEEELTKACTTLFKYNDGPCILEVFTPTEVNNTVLSTYFRNM, from the coding sequence ATGAACTACCCACAAATAGAACTAGCACAAAGTATTATTGAAATTTGTAAGGCAAAGAATATTCAACATATAATCATATCACCAGGATCACGTAACGCACCATTAACTATAGGGTTCGTTAGTGATCCTTTTTTTACATGTTATAGTCTTGCTGATGAGCGATGCGCTGCTTTTTTCGGCATGGGGATAGCCCAACAAAAAGAGTTCCCTATTGCCTTGGTATGTACATCTGGATCTGCTCTTCTAAACTATTATCCTGCTGTAGCAGAGGCTTTCTATAGCCAAATACCAATGATTATTATTTCAGCTGACAGACCTACTTCTAAGATAGATATCGGAGATGGTCAGACAATCAGACAGCGAAATGTATATGAAAATCATATTATATACAATGCTAACCTATTAGATGAAGCCAGTCAAGAAAATGATATTTTAATCAATACAGCTATTAATACAGCTATTGTTCAGAAGGGACCTGTACATATTAATGCACCTTTTGAAGAACCTCTATACAACACAATAGAAGAACTTACTGTATCTCCATCCATTGTGGATATTGAAAATATTCCTCTTCAATTTACAGAATATGACCAATATATAGAAGATTACAAAGCAGCGTCTAAAAAACTTATTCTAGTAGGTGTAAATACACCTAATATCATAAGTAATACGATAATAGAATGGCTAGCAAATGATCCTTCTGTAATTGTAATGACTGAGACAACTTCTAATTTACATCACCCTGCTTTTATAGAACATATTGACCGAATAATTACTACATTCTCTGAAGAAGAATTTATTACCCTCCAACCCGATATTCTAATTACTTTTGGAGGAATGGTCGTTAGTAAGCGAATCAAAGCGTTCTTGCGTAAGTATAAACCTACTCAGCATTGGCATATCGATACCTTAAGACATTATAATACATATAATGCTCTAAATAAAGCAATATTTGATACACCTGAAAACTTCTTTCAGATGCTAAAAGAAAATGTTAAGCATTACCCTGATGCTAACTACCAAAAATGGATACAAGCAATAGCTACAACAAGACAAGAAAAGCATACAGCTTATTTGCAAACTATTCCATTTAGTGACTTAAAAGTATTTGATATCCTCTTTAAACAACTTCCTACTGATACCCAATTACAAATTAGCAATAGCTCTGCTATTCGCTATGCTCAATTAATCAAAATAAATGCTTCAAATGATGTGTTTTGCAACAGAGGAACTAGTGGAATAGACGGAAGTACTTCTACTGCGATTGGTGCTGCTGTAGCCACTAAACGACCTACACTATTGGTCACAGGGGACATTAGTTTCTTATATGACAGCAATGGTCTGTGGAATAATTATATCCCAAAAGACTTTAAAATACTCTTATTAAACAATCGTGGTGGTGGAATCTTTAGAATACTACCAGGACATAGAGAAACTCCTGTCTTCAATACATACTTTGAAACAAGTCACCAACTAACAGCAGAGCATTTAGCCACCATGTATAAGTTTAAATATTTAACAGCTAAAAATGAAGAGGAGTTAACAAAAGCATGTACTACATTATTTAAATATAATGATGGTCCATGTATATTAGAAGTTTTTACTCCAACTGAGGTTAACAATACTGTTCTAAGTACATATTTTCGCAATATGTAA
- a CDS encoding O-methyltransferase: protein MNPQLKKAFLDLYDTFKKEDALKTDRLDKWRNIEPESAEFLSLIIKTKNAKRVLELGTSNGFSTLWLAEAISHLEGEVISIDIERERTNKAFDNLKQFDLQSYVELLTYDAGQYLADTNLDFDLILLDAERSYYTQYWKDLERLLLQTEHSLLVVDNVISHETEVEEFIALINDSKFKKVILPIGAGLLLVSKE, encoded by the coding sequence ATGAATCCCCAACTTAAAAAGGCTTTCCTTGACCTATATGATACTTTTAAAAAAGAAGATGCTCTAAAAACAGACAGATTAGATAAATGGCGTAATATAGAGCCCGAGTCTGCTGAGTTTTTATCTCTAATTATCAAAACTAAAAATGCCAAGAGAGTATTAGAGTTAGGCACTTCTAATGGTTTCTCTACATTATGGTTAGCAGAAGCAATCTCCCATTTAGAGGGTGAAGTAATCTCTATAGATATTGAAAGAGAAAGGACAAATAAGGCTTTCGATAATCTAAAGCAATTTGACTTGCAGTCTTATGTTGAGTTATTGACTTATGATGCTGGGCAATACTTGGCTGATACTAATCTTGACTTTGATCTTATCTTATTAGATGCAGAGAGAAGCTACTACACCCAATATTGGAAGGACTTAGAACGCCTTCTTCTTCAAACAGAACACAGCTTATTAGTGGTTGACAATGTAATTTCTCACGAGACTGAAGTAGAAGAGTTTATCGCTTTGATAAATGATAGTAAGTTCAAAAAAGTTATCCTTCCTATTGGAGCAGGATTATTATTAGTTTCAAAAGAGTAA
- a CDS encoding aspartate carbamoyltransferase catalytic subunit has product MKELSVNHLLGIKYINKNDIDLIFETADHFKEVINRPIKKVPSLRDITIANIFFENSTRTKLSFELAQKRLSADVISFSAAQSSVKKGETLIDTVNNILAMKVDMVVMRHSDAGAAHFLSKNVSASIINAGDGAHEHPTQALLDSYSIREKLGDVAGKKVVIVGDILHSRVALSNIFALQMQGAEVRVCGPKTLIPKYIESLGVKVESNLRKALEWCDVANMLRVQNERLDFSYFPNTREYSQQFGLTKEILDSLDKEIVVMHPGPINRGVEITSDVADSQQSVILDQVENGVAVRMAVTYLLASKIK; this is encoded by the coding sequence ATGAAAGAATTAAGCGTAAATCACCTTTTGGGAATTAAGTATATCAACAAGAATGATATTGATTTAATATTCGAAACAGCTGATCACTTTAAAGAAGTAATTAATCGTCCGATTAAGAAAGTTCCTTCTCTTAGAGATATTACTATAGCTAATATCTTCTTTGAAAACAGTACACGTACTAAGTTGTCTTTTGAATTAGCACAAAAGCGTTTGTCTGCTGATGTAATAAGCTTTTCAGCAGCTCAGTCTTCAGTGAAGAAGGGAGAAACATTAATTGATACTGTTAATAATATCTTAGCGATGAAGGTAGATATGGTAGTAATGCGTCATAGTGATGCAGGAGCTGCTCACTTCTTATCTAAGAATGTAAGTGCTAGTATTATTAATGCAGGAGATGGAGCACATGAGCACCCAACACAGGCGTTATTAGATAGTTATTCTATCCGTGAGAAACTTGGAGATGTAGCAGGTAAGAAAGTAGTTATCGTAGGAGATATTCTACATTCACGTGTAGCATTATCTAATATCTTTGCTTTACAGATGCAAGGTGCTGAGGTTAGAGTATGCGGACCTAAGACGTTAATCCCTAAGTATATCGAGAGTTTAGGAGTGAAGGTAGAGTCTAATCTAAGAAAAGCTCTAGAATGGTGTGATGTAGCGAATATGCTTCGCGTTCAGAATGAGCGTTTAGACTTTAGTTATTTTCCTAATACGAGAGAGTATTCTCAACAGTTCGGGTTGACTAAAGAGATCTTAGATTCACTAGATAAAGAAATTGTAGTCATGCACCCAGGGCCTATTAATAGAGGAGTAGAGATTACTTCTGATGTAGCTGATTCACAACAGTCAGTGATCTTAGACCAGGTAGAAAATGGAGTAGCAGTGCGTATGGCTGTTACTTATCTATTAGCTTCAAAAATTAAATAG
- a CDS encoding prephenate dehydratase: MKSVVIQGIKGSFHHEAVDKFFNPEQVEIVDSPTFNSLVKQVVSKEADYGMMAIENSIAGSILPNYSLLTKNDLYIWGEIALPIKHHLLALKGQTLEDITEVRTHPMALLQCENFLDQYTDWKRLAMDDTATCARNIQEKQHAGVASIGSALAAKMYNLEVLAENIHDVYDNYTRFFLLSKKPKKVEGFNKASLYFYTDHQKGSLNRVLEILASHDLNLSKIQSVPLSGSVFQYSFHVGVVLVNQDYDLYYKALEEVAKATRYLKVLGEYKQDRLIIPDQE, encoded by the coding sequence ATGAAATCAGTTGTCATTCAGGGGATTAAAGGGTCTTTCCACCATGAGGCGGTAGATAAGTTCTTTAATCCGGAGCAAGTAGAGATTGTAGATAGTCCTACATTTAATTCATTAGTCAAACAGGTTGTTAGTAAAGAAGCGGATTATGGTATGATGGCTATAGAGAACTCTATAGCAGGATCTATATTACCTAATTATTCACTTTTAACTAAGAATGATTTATATATCTGGGGAGAGATAGCATTGCCGATTAAGCATCACTTGTTAGCTTTAAAGGGACAGACTTTAGAGGATATTACAGAAGTGCGCACTCACCCGATGGCACTATTGCAGTGTGAGAATTTTTTAGATCAGTATACAGACTGGAAGCGTCTAGCGATGGATGATACAGCCACATGTGCTCGTAATATTCAAGAGAAACAACATGCAGGTGTAGCTTCTATTGGATCTGCTTTAGCGGCGAAGATGTATAATTTGGAAGTATTGGCAGAGAATATTCACGATGTGTATGACAACTATACACGATTTTTCTTGTTAAGTAAAAAACCTAAGAAAGTAGAGGGATTTAATAAAGCTTCACTGTATTTTTATACTGATCATCAAAAAGGAAGTTTAAACAGAGTATTGGAAATATTAGCGTCACATGATTTGAATTTGAGTAAGATACAGTCTGTACCTCTATCAGGAAGTGTGTTTCAGTATTCATTCCACGTAGGTGTTGTTCTTGTAAATCAAGATTATGATTTGTATTACAAAGCATTAGAGGAAGTAGCTAAAGCAACTAGATATCTTAAAGTTCTAGGTGAGTATAAACAGGATAGATTAATTATCCCTGATCAAGAATAG
- a CDS encoding NADPH-dependent FMN reductase, translating to MKALIFNGSLDEEAFRTSRRIAQYYADQFINSNIEVRQVHLSDFNIPIFQAKLMDNIPTDVTEFANAFREADIMIWLTPLYHGSLTGVMKNAIDWLEITAKDHPAYLTNKVVGFTCWSGGNQAMQGIQALDNIAKALRAWSLPYAIPISNSDLYENNDLSDIYKKKMSILTDLLIESQSR from the coding sequence ATGAAGGCTTTAATTTTTAATGGTTCTTTAGACGAAGAAGCATTCCGTACATCGCGACGTATAGCACAATATTATGCAGATCAATTCATAAATTCTAATATTGAGGTTCGACAGGTTCATTTATCTGATTTTAATATTCCTATTTTTCAAGCTAAGTTAATGGATAATATCCCTACTGATGTTACTGAGTTTGCCAATGCTTTTCGTGAAGCAGATATTATGATTTGGCTAACTCCTTTATATCATGGTAGTTTAACAGGGGTAATGAAGAATGCAATAGATTGGCTAGAGATTACAGCGAAAGACCACCCAGCCTACTTAACAAATAAAGTAGTAGGTTTTACATGTTGGTCTGGTGGTAATCAAGCTATGCAAGGCATCCAGGCTTTAGACAATATAGCAAAAGCATTAAGAGCTTGGTCTCTTCCTTATGCTATCCCAATCAGTAATTCGGATTTATATGAAAACAACGATCTATCTGATATTTATAAAAAGAAAATGTCAATACTGACAGATTTACTTATAGAGAGTCAATCGCGATAA